One genomic region from Clostridium saccharobutylicum DSM 13864 encodes:
- a CDS encoding ECF transporter S component — METNKKSGAKEIVLMGLMTALICIAGSIIKIPSIGGFVHLGDCMVFLSVVILGKKKGIVASALGMFFVDILGGYYLWAPFTLLIKGAMAYITGTILEIMSEHKSNMKYVISFVVSGIFMVLAYFGAGIIMAAFLTEKTGLMQGMIYSAKDIIGNIVQVSTGIIIALPLSNILLKAKKAIA, encoded by the coding sequence ATGGAAACGAATAAGAAATCAGGTGCTAAAGAAATAGTTTTAATGGGACTCATGACTGCTTTGATTTGCATTGCAGGAAGTATAATAAAGATTCCATCGATAGGTGGATTTGTTCATCTTGGTGATTGTATGGTATTTTTATCAGTAGTTATTTTAGGAAAAAAGAAAGGAATAGTTGCAAGTGCATTGGGAATGTTTTTTGTTGATATATTAGGGGGATATTATTTATGGGCTCCATTCACTTTGCTAATTAAGGGAGCAATGGCTTATATTACAGGAACTATCTTAGAAATAATGAGTGAACATAAATCAAATATGAAATATGTAATATCATTTGTAGTTAGTGGAATCTTTATGGTTTTAGCGTATTTTGGAGCAGGAATAATAATGGCAGCATTCTTAACAGAAAAAACAGGATTAATGCAAGGAATGATATATTCAGCTAAAGATATAATTGGGAATATAGTTCAAGTAAGTACTGGGATTATAATAGCTTTACCATTAAGCAATATATTATTAAAAGCAAAGAAGGCTATAGCCTAG
- the galU gene encoding UTP--glucose-1-phosphate uridylyltransferase GalU: MKVKKAIIPAAGLGTRFLPATKAQPKEMLPIVDKPTIQYIIEEAIASGIEEILIITGRNKKCIEDHFDKSIELELELEKSGKSELLELVRDISDMVDIHYIRQKEPKGLGHAIHCAKTFVGNEPFAVLLGDDVVDSETPCLKQLINCFEEYNTTILGVQTVPEENVSKYGIVNGIHIEDRVYKVKDLVEKPSIEEAPSNVAILGRYIITPEIFNILENTKPGKGGEIQLTDALKTLISQEAMYAYNFEGRRYDVGDKLGFLQATIEFALKKDELRDEFIKYLNTKPWEK; the protein is encoded by the coding sequence ATGAAAGTAAAAAAGGCTATTATACCAGCAGCAGGTTTAGGAACAAGATTTTTACCAGCAACTAAAGCTCAGCCAAAGGAAATGCTTCCAATAGTTGATAAACCAACAATTCAATATATAATAGAAGAAGCAATTGCCTCTGGGATTGAAGAAATTCTTATTATTACAGGTAGAAACAAAAAGTGTATAGAAGATCATTTTGATAAATCAATAGAATTGGAACTTGAATTAGAGAAGTCAGGAAAATCAGAATTATTAGAGTTAGTAAGAGATATTTCTGACATGGTTGACATACATTATATAAGACAAAAGGAACCAAAGGGCTTAGGACATGCCATTCATTGTGCAAAAACTTTCGTTGGAAATGAACCTTTTGCAGTATTACTAGGTGATGATGTAGTTGATAGTGAAACGCCATGCCTAAAACAGTTAATTAATTGTTTTGAAGAATATAATACTACAATTTTAGGAGTTCAAACAGTACCTGAGGAAAATGTTTCTAAATATGGAATAGTTAATGGAATCCATATAGAAGATAGAGTTTATAAGGTTAAGGACTTAGTTGAAAAACCTTCAATAGAAGAAGCACCAAGTAATGTTGCGATATTGGGCAGATATATTATAACTCCGGAAATTTTTAATATATTAGAAAATACTAAGCCTGGAAAAGGTGGAGAAATACAATTAACAGATGCATTAAAAACATTGATCAGCCAAGAAGCAATGTATGCATATAATTTTGAAGGTAGAAGATATGATGTAGGTGATAAGCTTGGATTTTTACAAGCAACTATAGAATTTGCATTAAAGAAAGATGAATTAAGAGATGAATTTATCAAATATTTAAATACTAAGCCTTGGGAAAAATAA
- a CDS encoding glycosyltransferase family 4 protein, which produces MKICYLADINSAHTHKWLNYFTKKGYDIHVISLGNGEYEGVKVHSLDIQDSVMKNTSDKRKLGYLKKIRRIKELVNEINPDILHAHYASSYGLLGALTNYHPYIISVWGSDVYDFPIKSPIHKYIIKRNLKKADYILSTSNVMKLETEKYTNKNIEVTPFGVDIKKFVPNKIEKDEIVIGTIKTLEEKYGIQYLVKSFKEIKDRNKEVNLKLRIGGKGSQQQYLKNLCKELEIQDDVAFLGFVNPDDVIKEFQNFDIAVFPSTLDSESFGVAVVEAEACGTPVVVSNVGGLMESSKPNVTSLVVEKGSVEDLAEKIDVLVKDKELRITMGKAARKFVEDNYSLEDNFNDVDKIYRSILNKAHSNK; this is translated from the coding sequence ATGAAAATATGTTATTTAGCAGATATAAATAGTGCTCATACTCATAAGTGGTTAAATTATTTTACTAAGAAAGGTTATGATATCCATGTAATATCTTTGGGGAATGGAGAGTATGAGGGAGTTAAAGTTCATTCATTAGATATACAAGATAGCGTTATGAAAAATACTTCAGATAAAAGGAAGTTAGGGTATTTGAAGAAAATAAGAAGAATTAAGGAGTTAGTTAATGAAATAAACCCAGATATACTTCATGCACATTATGCTAGTAGCTATGGATTATTAGGAGCATTAACTAATTATCATCCATATATAATTTCAGTATGGGGATCCGATGTTTATGATTTTCCGATTAAATCGCCTATACACAAATACATAATAAAGAGAAACTTAAAAAAGGCAGATTATATTTTATCAACAAGTAATGTAATGAAGCTTGAAACTGAAAAGTATACAAATAAGAATATAGAAGTAACTCCTTTTGGTGTAGATATTAAAAAATTTGTACCTAACAAAATTGAAAAAGATGAGATTGTTATTGGTACAATAAAAACGCTAGAAGAAAAGTATGGAATTCAATATTTAGTTAAATCATTTAAAGAAATAAAAGATAGAAATAAGGAAGTAAATCTTAAGCTTAGAATTGGTGGAAAGGGAAGCCAGCAGCAGTACTTAAAAAATTTATGTAAAGAACTTGAAATACAAGATGATGTAGCATTTTTAGGATTTGTAAATCCAGATGATGTTATAAAAGAATTTCAAAATTTTGATATTGCAGTATTCCCTTCAACACTAGATAGTGAAAGCTTTGGCGTAGCAGTAGTTGAAGCAGAAGCTTGTGGTACGCCTGTAGTAGTTAGTAATGTTGGTGGACTTATGGAATCAAGCAAACCTAATGTTACTAGCTTAGTGGTTGAAAAGGGTTCTGTGGAAGATTTGGCAGAAAAGATTGATGTTTTAGTTAAGGATAAAGAATTAAGAATAACGATGGGAAAAGCTGCAAGAAAATTTGTAGAAGATAATTATAGTTTAGAAGATAATTTTAATGATGTTGATAAAATTTATAGAAGTATATTAAATAAGGCACATTCCAATAAATAA